Proteins co-encoded in one Yamadazyma tenuis chromosome 1, complete sequence genomic window:
- the BRF1 gene encoding transcription factor TFIIIB subunit brf1 (BUSCO:EOG092613QA; EggNog:ENOG503NU1D; COG:K): MVLPANLCPRCGEPSLVSDITTNSGNLTCSSCGTVVHENPIVSEVSFGENASGGAVVQGTMVGSDQARVPISGRQNAMESRDQTMLTGRRNIKDLAASLNIPDYISDAAHGWFKLALNTNFVQGRRSQNVTAACLYIACRKEKTSHLLIDFSSRLQISVFSLGATFLKMVRTLNITKLPLVDPSLFISHFAERLNLDREKPNSTNQVISDAIKISFRMAKDSIVEGRRPAGVAGACVMMALRMNGFQKDPSEIVAIAHVSSDTLQARMDEFKRTSSGKLRIREFRDKSEQAEAAMPPSYTRNRERSKKANSRHQLRLASVNRAFEYLKNPPTAVPKDSTGSTQKPTGRLGSLNESASKKPRVTIRPAAVKSMKKTKDIAAAEGSLVEVSETDSRSATTHLETSADTQPQETDSQYVPQNTDSTVTNSQVTSLNTDSQDEDYMESRGEETISEIKVAKDAPSFVHEMASLGFNPELLQHDFERYKDIIEKGYSLDYPEPEPTSDSETADKEEEFDPNKPQGLVKYCKPSSYYLDLVSSSADLDDVELTEAEENWYLNSDEMAKAKEQLWLSMNKDYLLEQERKRLKAETDELTGNTSGKKKRRKTKADREKGIIDETLEALTGEPRTPADSVKQMMQRKTFSKKINYDALDNSGLFL, translated from the coding sequence ATGGTTTTGCCAGCTAACTTATGTCCCCGATGTGGAGAGCCTTCTTTGGTCTCCGAcatcaccacaaactcgGGGAATTTGACATGTAGTAGTTGTGGAACAGTGGTTCACGAAAACCCTATAGTCAGTGAAGTTTCCTTTGGAGAGAATGCTTCGGGTGGTGCTGTCGTACAAGGTACAATGGTGGGACTGGACCAAGCCCGTGTTCCCATCTCCGGGCGCCAGAACGCAATGGAATCCCGGGATCAGACAATGTTGACAGGTAGGCGTAATATCAAGGATTTGGCGGCTTCTTTAAATATACCAGATTATATTTCCGATGCTGCTCATGGATGGTTCAAGCTAGCATTGAACACCAACTTCGTACAAGGACGGCGGTCGCAGAACGTGACGGCGGCGTGCTTGTACATTGCATGCAGAAAGGAGAAGACGTCACATTTGTTGATTGATTTCAGTTCACGGCTCCAGATCTCTGTGTTTTCCTTGGGTGCCacctttttgaagatggtgagAACGTTGAACATTACCAAGTTGCCGTTGGTGGATCCTTCGTTGTTTATTTCACATTTTGCTGAAAGGTTGAATCTCGATCGGGAAAAGCCTAATAGCACCAACCAGGTGATACTGGATGCCATTAAGATCTCGTTTCGAATGGCCAAAGACTCCATTGTTGAGGGAAGAAGACCGGCTGGTGTGGCTGGTGCGTGTGTAATGATGGCTTTGAGAATGAACGGGTTTCAGAAGGATCCTTCCGAGATTGTGGCCATTGCGCATGTTTCAAGTGACACTCTTCAGGCAAGAATGGACGAATTTAAGAGAACTTCTTCCGGGAAGTTGCGGATCCGGGAGTTCAGAGATAAGAGTGAGCAGGCCGAAGCAGCAATGCCTCCTTCATATACGAGGAATAGAGAACGACTGAAGAAGGCTAATTCAAGGCATCAATTGAGATTGGCCAGTGTGAACCGTGCTtttgagtacttgaagaacccACCAACAGCAGTGCCGAAGGATTCTACCGGATCAACACAGAAACCTACTGGTCGACTCGGCTCATTGAACGAATCTGCATCTAAGAAGCCTCGTGTCACAATTCGCCCAGCTGCTGTGAAGCTGATGAAAAAAACAAAGGATATCGCTGCTGCTGAGGGCTCTCTTGTAGAAGTCAGCGAGACGGATAGTCGGTCAGCTACAACTCATCTAGAAACTCTGGCAGACACCCAGCCGCAGGAAACAGATTCACAATATGTCCCACAAAACACAGACTCGACGGTCACAAACTCTCAGGTAACCTCCCTAAACACAGACTCACAGGACGAAGATTACATGGAGTCAAGGGGTGAGGAAACCATTTCGGAAATCAAGGTTGCCAAGGACGCTCCATCGTTTGTTCATGAAATGGCCCTGTTGGGATTCAACCCCGAATTGCTCCAGCATGACTTTGAACGTTACAAAGACATCATAGAAAAAGGATATTCGCTTGACTATCCCGAGCCTGAGCCTACATCTGATTCGGAGACCGCtgataaagaagaagagttcgACCCCAATAAGCCGCAAGGACTCGTCAAGTACTGTAAGCCTTCACTGTActacttggacttggtttCCTCCAGTGCAGATTTAGACGATGTTGAGCTTACTGAGGCAGAGGAAAACTGGTACCTTAATTCGGATGAAATGGCTAAGGCCAAGGAACAGTTGTGGTTAAGTATGAACAAGGACTACTTGCTTGAGCAGGAGagaaagagattgaaggCTGAAACCGATGAGTTGACTGGAAACACATCTGGTAAGAAGAAGCGTAGAAAGACGAAGGCTGACCGCGAAAAGGGAATCATTGATGAAACTCTCGAGGCCCTTACGGGTGAACCAAGAACTCCTGCTGACAGTGTTAAGCAAATGATGCAAAGAAAGACattttccaagaaaatcaactaTGATGCCTTGGACAACTCCGGGTTGTTTTTATAG
- a CDS encoding aminoacyl-tRNA hydrolase (EggNog:ENOG503P6UH; BUSCO:EOG09264PDD; COG:J), whose protein sequence is MFLRPVSTPNVIRHTFSWDLWSRRCVPAAFYSSQAFSEAEITKAKQWHQQFTASSIPIKEFEVAYSRASGPGGQKVNKTSSKATVSLAPDRWLNPQFCYWIPAAIRSQLKTNKIRYETKTGGVLIQSDTSRNRDVNTTECLNKLLIEIKKVAYFEEEMTEEDKKKWEELKERSREKRLIQKKRTSDKKKSRSKNFDI, encoded by the coding sequence ATGTTTCTACGACCTGTTCTGACGCCCAATGTGATCCGTCATACTTTCAGCTGGGATCTCTGGTCTAGGAGATGCGTGCCTGCTGCTTTCTACTCGTCTCAGGCCTTTTCCGAGGCTGAGATAACCAAAGCCAAACAATGGCACCAACAGTTCACAGCTTCCAGTATACCCATAAAAGAATTTGAGGTTGCGTACAGCCGAGCTTCAGGGCCGGGTGGGCAGAAGGTTAATAAGACTTCTTCTAAGGCCACTGTTTCCTTGGCTCCTGACAGATGGTTGAATCCACAGTTCTGTTACTGGATTCCCGCAGCCATCAGATCTCAACTAAAGACCAATAAGATACGATACGAAACAAAAACAGGCGGTGTTTTGATTCAAAGTGATACGTCACGGAACCGAGATGTCAACACCACAGAGTGCTTGAACAAGCTCCTTAtagaaatcaagaaagtGGCATATTTCGAAGAGGAAATgactgaagaagacaaGAAAAAGTGGGAAGAACTCAAGGAAAGGAGCCGGGAAAAACGGCTCATACAAAAGAAACGGACTAGtgataagaagaagagccGTTCAAAGAACTTCGACATCTGA
- the DCP1 gene encoding mRNA-decapping enzyme subunit 1 (EggNog:ENOG503NXSH; COG:A,K), whose translation MAKTKKPESGQQETLSRKKALELYKTTINFNVINRYDPAVKKLLYNTSYCVVYKFDDSTEQWNKTDYQGTLTLYLRSFQVSQQNFEPTLQSLQNLFCYGLILLNRNNPECFSIGLLPNNVTKHYFPRGVDHNGISQMDVELNDNLIIVKSLLGDIYGLWVFNEVDRMKLFKLLQFCLTTDSSTL comes from the coding sequence ATGGCCAAAACTAAAAAGCCTGAATCAGGCCAACAAGAAACATTATCGAGAAAGAAAGCGTTGGAGCTTTATAAAACCACCATTAACTTCAATGTCATCAACAGATATGACCCAGCCGTGAAGAAATTATTATATAACACCTCGTATTGTGTGGTGTACAAGTTTGATGACAGCACTGAACAATGGAATAAGACGGACTATCAGGGCACTTTGACGCTTTATTTGAGGAGTTTCCAAGTGTCACAGCAGAACTTTGAGCCAACCTTgcaaagtcttcaaaattTGTTCTGTTACGGCTTGATACTCTTAAACCGTAATAACCCAGAATGTTTTTCCATTGGGCTATTACCCAACAATGTCACCAAACACTATTTTCCTCGAGGAGTTGACCACAACGGTATCCTGCAAATGGACGTGGAACTCAACGACAACTTGATTATCGTCAAGAGCCTTCTAGGTGATATCTACGGGTTGTGGGTGTTCAATGAAGTGGACAGAATGaaacttttcaagttgttacAATTCTGCTTGACCACTGACTCATCCACCCTTTAG
- the SPT20 gene encoding Transcription factor spt20 (EggNog:ENOG503PFD9; COG:K), translated as MSEAKAPNGTSSMAPRNGAPQMNGLTPQQQQQMMFMKQQQQLKQKQANPKNYEFATTSEDILKKYAKYPPSLTFHIYETHYKFNSSQDSTVIPKSSPMVKDFLHHLLKEEIPLEMSELIKDFAIRSYDGCLILQVYDHRNMVVSGGAVASPKEPAAKPVSSDSNTTSAAQTATTADNTADNTTTSTSTTTVSEAPKPKTYRTLLRPTQLSLYFDLLYHTDSALTKFTDPLSLQMESEILTLTNRKLDLSVPLNPYQQDEILRIESEYPKRVWDEESQDYELVHSHRELVEKPPRKLHQEEMVLHKSSDYEEIMFLLSNKYKRTDESDRKLVVVGGMSSLGGSAPTSSSTTGAAVSNGTGTPAPPSKTAEGSSTSDFAMRSEVIKSSSLSSNMSATGQFMRLRFIEDIRKRKEAQKAQKDATVALQAHGSGINTINQNNNINGQSPEKMMNNRASSASNSSTPQIPQANPVAAVANPRAQQLQQQQAQQQAQQRQQQQRQQQVQAQQQLRMQQQRQQAQQQLSNQAAQQAHIQAQQKRQKISPQVNQMPQYNQSYQSPQMGNSQPGSSMGTPVMDRSIPNQRMQQVQQQIPINNQRPNSRMGQQQMQMSQAQQQFNQGGQQGVQQVNPQNQAMRQMLQQQQQQLFQSMLSPSDQAAFKQVQAKVSALVSMANTGIAPNKARLTPQQQQAAQQQAKALQQTLIQKFPLYFQRLRQLQVARQRQQQQQQQQQQQQQVQQIQQVQQVQQRSSPQFSPNMMMNGQSSMNIQSPMNVQSPMGSQSPMYMDFNGDEDSRKKGYRKR; from the coding sequence ATGAGTGAGGCTAAAGCACCCAATGGGACCAGTCTGATGGCTCCGAGGAATGGTGCTCCACAAATGAACGGCCTAACGCcccaacagcaacagcagaTGATGTTCATgaagcaacagcaacaattgaaacaaaaacaaGCCAATCCCAAAAACTATGAATTTGCGACCACTTCAgaagatatcttgaagaagtatgCCAAATATCCTCCATCTTTGACTTTTCACATCTACGAGACGCATTACAAGTTCAACAGCTCGCAGGACTCGACGGTAATCCCCAAGAGCTCGCCCATGGTCAAGGACTTTTTGCATCATCTATTAAAGGAAGAGATCCCACTAGAAATGAGTGAACTAATCAAGGACTTTGCCATCAGATCGTACGATGGATGCCTTATACTACAGGTATACGACCACAGAAACATGGTGGTATCAGGCGGTGCTGTGGCCAGCCCCAAAGAACCTGCTGCCAAACCTGTTTCGAGTGATTCCAACACCACTTCTGCCGCTCAAACCGCTACCACTGCAGACAACACCGCAGACAACACCACCACGAGCACGAGCACCACCACTGTGTCGGAGGCTCCCAAGCCAAAAACATACCGAACTTTGCTACGTCCCACCCAACTTTCGCTATACTTTGACTTGTTGTACCATACGGACTCAGCCTTAACCAAGTTTACCGATCCACTTTCCTTGCAAATGGAATCAGAGATACTCACATTGACAAACAGAAAGTTGGACTTGTCGGTGCCTTTGAACCCATATCAGCAAGATGAGATATTGAGGATTGAAAGCGAATACCCCAAGCGAGTGTGGGACGAAGAGTCTCAGGACTATGAGTTGGTACATCTGCATCGTGAGCTTGTGGAGAAACCCCCAAGAAAACTACATCAGGAGGAAATGGTGCTCCACAAGTCCTCGGATTACGAAGAAATCATGTTCTTATTGTCCAATAAATACAAGAGAACTGACGAATCTGACAggaagttggtggttgTGGGAGGAATGTCTTCACTTGGAGGTTCGGCTCCAACATCTTCGTCTACCACAGGTGCAGCCGTTTCAAACGGTACTGGAACCCCGGCACCTCCTTCAAAGACTGCTGAAGGATCGAGTACTTCAGACTTTGCAATGCGTTCAGAGGTTATTAAGTCTTCTTCgctttcttcaaatatgTCTGCCACCGGCCAGTTTATGAGACTACGGttcattgaagatattagaaagagaaaagagGCCCAGAAGGCCCAAAAGGATGCCACTGTTGCATTACAGGCCCATGGTAGTGGTATCAATACCATCAACCAGAATAACAATATCAACGGTCAAAGTCCcgagaagatgatgaataATAGAGCCTCATCTGCGTCCAACAGCTCCACTCCCCAAATTCCTCAAGCCAACCCTGTTGCCGCTGTTGCAAACCCAAGAGCACAACAGttacaacaacaacaggCACAACAACAGGCACAACAACggcagcaacaacaacggCAACAGCAGGTTCAAGCTCAGCAGCAGTTGAGAATGCAACAACAGAGACAGCAAGCTCAACAACAGCTTTCCAACCAAGCTGCCCAGCAGGCCCACATCCAAGCTCAGCAAAAGAGACAAAAGATTTCTCCTCAGGTTAACCAGATGCCCCAGTACAACCAACTGTATCAATCGCCCCAAATGGGTAACTCGCAGCCAGGCTCCAGTATGGGAACTCCAGTGATGGATAGGAGCATTCCTAACCAGAGAATGCAGCAagtacaacaacaaatacCCATCAATAATCAGAGGCCTAATTCACGAATGggtcaacaacaaatgCAAATGTCACAAGCCCAGCAGCAGTTCAACCAAGGTGGCCAACAAGGTGTCCAGCAGGTGAATCCCCAAAACCAAGCGATGCGGCAGATGcttcagcagcaacagcagcagttGTTCCAGAGTATGTTAAGCCCCAGCGACCAGGCTGCATTTAAGCAGGTTCAGGCAAAAGTGAGTGCACTTGTATCGATGGCCAACACGGGAATCGCTCCAAACAAGGCCCGGTTAACTCCTCAGCAACAGCAGGCAGCTCAGCAACAGGCTAAGGCTTTGCAACAAACATTAATTCAGAAGTTTCCCCTTTACTTCCAGAGACTTCGTCAATTGCAAGTCGCTAGACAGAgacaacagcaacagcagcaacagcagcaacaacaacaacaggTTCAACagattcaacaagtccaacaagtccaacaGAGACTGCTGCCTCAGTTTAGTCCCAACATGATGATGAATGGACAGCTGTCAATGAACATACAACTGCCTATGAATGTGCAACTGCCCATGGGCAGCCAACTGCCAATGTACATGGACTTTAATGGAGATGAAGATAGCAGAAAGAAAGGGTATCGTAAGAGGTAG
- a CDS encoding uncharacterized protein (COG:S; EggNog:ENOG503PVGQ) translates to MSQPSCVTTRKITLYRDDLVSVRRASDNDFNRTAAPDNLFFKSSLLSKNHAILSYTNSKVYIQDTESSFGTVLNNKYVNFGSKVEIKDGDSVGFVIYKPYNFIRQKLDEDAYIDIDLVPLSVFDNPDVLLPFVVSVQRSSDESSVSVVFEPIENTNRSKSFGVNDATLFEGLDVSDEVRDVDEAQESEEDISCCDNTAPIVIEDDDEEYERESKMSDVEDFYEYDSSQDGTNARGEERDEDEDEDEDEEVEDEEEDDEVDDSGCETDDSYVNFILKQKGSKNVLSNNYDFDTRFEEDKQDALVEYLKQVSKNNQDDEDEEDDSGCESEDSYVMMIPKAKPDLNVRFEEDKEDALVEYLQHISRKNEEGEEEVGDEDDEYSDIETGCVIKCCSRRPKTTGQGRSELCQFYNKVYEEDTADEDDEYIEEDIVESNHLVSSKPPTLSCTKSSKAPGKVTKPISANQATQAKPKSSWAKSIIKESAKAALYSTATIVAVGAYGILREGK, encoded by the coding sequence ATGTCACAGCCCTCTTGTGTTACGACCAGAAAGATTACCCTTTATCGCGATGACTTGGTTTCCGTGAGAAGAGCTTCTGACAATGACTTTAATCGAACTGCTGCTCCAGATaatttgttcttcaagtccagcTTATTATCCAAAAACCATGCAATTTTGTCATACACAAACAGCAAGGTATACATTCAGGATACCGAGTCGAGTTTCGGAACCgttttgaacaataagTATGTGAACTTCGGTTCCAAagtggaaatcaaagatGGCGATTCTGTTGGATTTGTCATATATAAGCCATACAATTTCATCAGAcaaaagttggatgaagacGCCTATATCGATATTGACTTGGTCCCCTTGTCAGTGTTTGATAATCCCGATGTGTTACTTCCATTTGTGGTTTCGGTGCAACGTTCTAGTGATGAGCTGTCTGTTTCAGTGGTGTTTGAACCTATTGAGAATACAAACAGATCTAAGTCTTTTGGCGTTAATGACGCCACTCTTTTTGAGGGATTAGATGTTTCCGATGAGGTTCGTGATGTCGATGAAGCTCAAGAGTCGGAGGAAGACATTAGCTGCTGTGATAATACTGCTCCGATTGTTATTGAGgatgacgacgaagagTACGAGAGAGAGAGCAAGATGTCGGATGTTGAGGACTTCTATGAGTATGACCTGTCGCAGGATGGAACTAATGCCAGGGGTGAAGAGagagatgaagatgaagatgaagatgaagatgaagaagttgaagacgaagaagaagacgatgaagTCGATGACTCTGGTTGTGAAACCGATGACCTGTACGTCAACTTCATCTTAAAGCAAAAAGGCAGTAAAAACGTCTTGAGTAACAACTACGACTTCGACACCAGATTTGAGGAAGACAAGCAAGATGCTTTGGTTGAGTACTTGAAGCAAGTATCCAAGAATAACCAAGACGATGAggacgaagaagatgactCTGGCTGCGAATCTGAGGATCTGTATGTAATGATGATTCCAAAAGCCAAACCAGACTTGAACGTCAGATTTGAGGAAGACAAGGAAGATGCTTTAGTTGAGTACTTGCAGCATATATCCAGAAAGAATGAAGAAGgcgaagaagaagttggtgacgaagatgatgaatATTCTGACATTGAGACTGGATGTGTTATCAAATGTTGTTCCAGAAGACCCAAAACCACAGGCCAAGGTAGGTCTGAATTGTGTCAGTTCTACAACAAAGTCTACGAAGAGGATACCGCtgacgaagatgacgaatATATTGAGGAGGATATTGTTGAGTCTAATCATCTTGTTTCCAGTAAGCCTCCTACGTTGTCTTGTACGAAATCCTCCAAAGCTCCTGGTAAAGTCACTAAACCCATAAGTGCCAACCAAGCTACTCAGGCAAAACCCAAGTCAAGCTGGGCAAAGTCGATTATCAAAGAGTCGGCCAAAGCAGCTTTATACCTGACGGCTACAATTGTTGCCGTGGGCGCTTATGGTATTCTTAGGGAAGGAAAGTGA
- a CDS encoding uncharacterized protein (COG:S; EggNog:ENOG503Q3P4): MSEETRFSEQITACQTAIDSIVSSIFDSETANDALFRPYDFKVFQNSLSTIQSSFTIDVEQYRLSVPQDTNDDEKESIQKQVDVFNDGLDSRALDFVLSNAFIKTVESYTDAIISSHKREDPKVTLGGVQVPESNVIYYSKISILLDLLVFLGTENSSYKKIFHRLTAYVSETLFIISTKELEVFWYYMESRLNLINGTIFNRAVTSDRIAILEVCNPLTDKFHSTDSYKKDSFNEGLQSRIRVFVNKLLGAEDNTGLNKYFSVSGRGVPEMALVKRRDNQLYDIIDCFKAIRDPHSYLRPARIKSFRDMSNTFSRVYERLMKLEIDYLKQHPREVYVVKPPRSESEMEYLKSKYSNKEYFPELYWLSVFNKNPQTLEKDIKDDQDFTHDLLNNNKLREVVLVQIFFISMFFAEASSYAKKQLLKNLPPKTKHLVDDTAHEPTSKTFYALRSNIVKELRYADSSFSFLLQNIVAVERHWWSWLLYNKDPKTGAPLLSNRKLSDEELAASEAKFGGLFPVKTKRYFNIYVTPQLSRRMKAVRGLDNVNIKEWGLSDDNSMQVEQTDPDLKNVRLWKQYRQKRQHNWIDFGTALTPEVVASVYDEPAVKKSKAEDEAGTEVSTEV; the protein is encoded by the coding sequence ATGTCTGAAGAAACCAGGTTTTCAGAGCAAATCACCGCCTGCCAGACAGCCATTGACAGTATAGTTCTGCTGATATTTGACTCTGAAACAGCAAACGATGCTCTTTTTCGCCCATATGATTTCAAAGTGTTTCAAAATCTGCTTTCAACCATCCAGCTGAGTTTTACTATAGATGTTGAACAATATCGTTTATCTGTACCACAAGACACAAATGACGATGAAAAAGAGAGTATCCAGAAACAAGTAGACGTCTTCAATGACGGCTTAGACTCCCGGGCGTTGGACTTTGTGTTGCTGAATGCATTCATCAAAACGGTAGAATCGTATACTGATGCGATCATATCCTCACACAAACGAGAAGACCCAAAAGTCActcttggtggtgttcaaGTGCCTGAATCTAATGTTATATATTACTCCAAAATCAGCATTTTGTTGGACcttttggtgtttcttgGTACCGAAAATTCCAGCTATAAGAAGATATTCCACCGTTTGACGGCGTATGTGCTGGAGACGTTATTCATAatctccaccaaagaaTTGGAGGTATTCTGGTACTACATGGAGTCTCGCCTCAATCTCATCAATGgcaccatcttcaacagAGCCGTGACTAGTGATAGAATCGCCATATTAGAGGTGTGCAATCCACTTACCGATAAATTTCATTCTACTGATTCGTACAAAAAGGACAGTTTCAATGAAGGACTCCAGTCCCGAATACGGGTGTTTGTCAATAAGCTTCTCGGAGCCGAAGATAACACTGGtttgaacaagtacttTTCGGTGTCGGGAAGAGGAGTACCAGAAATGGCCCTTGTGAAGAGAAGAGACAACCAACTCTACGACATCATCGACTGCTTCAAGGCCATACGAGACCCTCATTCGTACTTAAGACCTGCCAGAATCAAGAGCTTCAGGGACATGTCCAACACCTTTTCCCGCGTGTACGAGCggttgatgaagttggaaatcgaCTATTTGAAACAACACCCCCGTGAAGTGTACGTTGTGAAACCTCCTCGTCTGGAGTCTGAAatggagtacttgaaacTGAAATATTCCAATAAAGAGTATTTTCCCGAGTTGTATTGGTTAAGTGTGTTCAATAAGAACCCCCAAACGTTGGAGAAAGACATCAAAGACGATCAAGACTTCACCCACGAtctcctcaacaacaacaaactCAGAGAAGTGGTGTTGGTGCaaatattcttcatcagtATGTTCTTTGCAGAAGCCAGCTCGTATGCAAAGAAACAGCTTCTCAAAAACCTACCTCCCAAAACCAAACATCTCGTGGACGACACTGCCCATGAGCCAACCAGTAAGACCTTCTATGCCTTGAGGTCCAACATCGTCAAAGAGCTTCGGTACGCCGACTCGTCCTTTTCATTTTTGCTCCAGAATATCGTTGCTGTGGAAAGACACTGGTGGCTGTGGTTACTCTACAACAAAGATCCAAAAACTGGGGCTCCGTTGTTGTCCAACCGGAAACTCTCTGACGAGGAGTTGGCTGCCAGTGAGGCAAAGTTTGGTGGCCTCTTCCCGGTGAAAACAAAACGGTATTTCAATATCTACGTAACTCCCCAGTTATCTCGAAGAATGAAGGCAGTGCGTGGGTTGGATAATGTCAATATCAAGGAATGGGGTCTTAGTGATGACAACTCGATGCAGGTGGAACAAACTGACCCAGACTTAAAAAATGTCCGACTTTGGAAACAGTATCGACAAAAACGGCAACATAACTGGATTGACTTTGGTACAGCTTTGACTCCAGAAGTGGTTGCCAGTGTTTACGATGAACCTGCGGTCAAGAAGAGTAAGGCTGAGGATGAAGCAGGCACAGAAGTGTCTACGGAGGTATAG
- a CDS encoding peroxiredoxin Ahp1 (EggNog:ENOG503P1V3; COG:O) has translation MFSSISRQASKGQLTRLFSSSSPRLVKVGDKIPQIPLALESPGNQFVLANEIKSGKALIVGVPGAFSPGCTASHIPGYLENFSKFSGKGFNKVFFVAVNDAFVVDAWSKSFANVPEGVTFLADPKGEFVDALDLKFDASAFFGNERSKRFALAVENGSVIGAFVEPENTPVDVSEATKVLSQI, from the coding sequence ATGTTTTCCTCCATCTCCAGACAAGCTTCCAAAGGTCAATTGACCCGTCTCTTTAGTTCTAGCTCTCCTCGCTTGGTTAAGGTGGGCGATAAAATCCCCCAAATCCCTTTGGCATTGGAAAGTCCCGGTAATCAATTCGTGCTCGCAAACGAAATCAAGTCTGGAAAAGCCTTGATTGTCGGAGTGCCAGGAGCCTTTTCACCTGGATGTACTGCTTCCCATATTCCAGGatatttggaaaacttttccaaattCTCCGGGAAAGGATTCAACAAAGTGTTTTTTGTGGCTGTCAATGACGCATTTGTGGTCGATGCTTGGTCTAAATCGTTCGCCAACGTCCCTGAGGGAGTTACTTTCCTTGCAGACCCTAAGGgtgaatttgttgatgcgttggatttgaagttCGATGCTTCTGCGTTCTTCGGTAACGAAAGATCTAAGAGATTTGCTCTTGCTGTTGAAAATGGAAGTGTCATCGGGGCATTTGTTGAACCTGAAAACACTCCTGTAGACGTGTCTGAAGCAACTAAGGTCTTGTCCCAGATCTAG